A region of Streptomyces halobius DNA encodes the following proteins:
- the uvrB gene encoding excinuclease ABC subunit UvrB produces the protein MRPVSKIERTVAPFEVVSPYQPSGDQPAAIAELEQRIRGGEKDVVLLGATGTGKSATTAWMIEKLQRPTLVMAPNKTLAAQLANEFRELLPHNAVEYFVSYYDYYQPEAYVPQSDTYIEKDSSINEEVERLRHSATNSLLTRRDVVVVASVSCIYGLGTPQEYVDRMVPLRVGDEFDRDELLRRFVDIQYTRNDVAFTRGTFRVRGDTVEIFPVYEELAVRIEMFGDEIEALSTLHPLTGEVISDDQELYVFPASHYIAGPERMERAIAGIEAELADRLATLEKQGKQLEAQRLRMRTTYDIEMMRQIGSCSGIENYSMHMDGREPGSAPHTLIDYFPEDFLLVVDESHVTVPQIGAMYEGDASRKRTLVDHGFRLPSALDNRPLKWEEFLERIGQTVYLSATPGPYELSRSDGFVEQIIRPTGLVDPGVVVKPTEGQIDDLVHEIRTRTEKDERVLVTTLTKKMAEDLTDYFLELGIQVRYLHSDVDTLRRVELLRELRSGEYDVLVGINLLREGLDLPEVSLVAILDADKEGFLRSGSALIQTIGRAARNVSGQVHMYADKVTPAMEKAIEETNRRREKQLAYNKENGIDPQPLRKKIGDIVATIAREEVDTEELLGTGFRKAPEAKGDKGAKGKAPVPALGAQAAKGKGAKAGAPLTDRPAAELAELIEEMTERMRAAAAELQFEVAARLRDEVSELKKELRQMKEAGVR, from the coding sequence ATGCGGCCCGTATCGAAGATCGAACGCACGGTGGCGCCTTTCGAGGTCGTCAGCCCCTACCAGCCCAGTGGCGACCAGCCGGCGGCCATCGCCGAGCTGGAGCAGCGCATCCGCGGTGGTGAGAAGGATGTCGTTCTGCTGGGTGCGACCGGCACCGGCAAGTCGGCGACCACCGCCTGGATGATCGAGAAGCTGCAGCGGCCGACACTCGTCATGGCGCCCAACAAAACCCTCGCGGCCCAGCTCGCCAATGAATTCCGTGAGCTGCTGCCCCATAACGCCGTCGAATACTTCGTCTCCTACTACGACTACTACCAGCCCGAGGCGTACGTCCCGCAGTCCGATACGTACATCGAGAAGGACTCCTCCATCAACGAGGAGGTCGAACGGCTGCGCCACTCCGCGACGAACTCGCTGCTCACCCGGCGCGACGTCGTCGTGGTCGCGTCCGTGTCCTGCATCTACGGCCTCGGTACTCCGCAGGAGTACGTCGACCGGATGGTGCCGCTGAGGGTCGGTGACGAGTTCGACCGTGACGAGCTGCTGCGCCGCTTCGTCGACATCCAGTACACCCGTAACGACGTGGCGTTCACCCGCGGTACGTTCCGCGTCCGCGGCGACACCGTCGAGATCTTCCCGGTCTATGAGGAGCTGGCCGTCCGCATCGAGATGTTCGGCGACGAGATCGAGGCGCTGTCCACGCTCCACCCGCTCACCGGCGAGGTGATCAGCGACGACCAGGAGCTGTATGTCTTCCCGGCCAGCCACTACATCGCCGGCCCGGAGCGGATGGAGCGCGCCATCGCCGGGATCGAGGCCGAGCTGGCGGATCGTCTCGCGACGCTGGAGAAGCAGGGCAAGCAGCTGGAGGCCCAGCGGCTGCGGATGCGCACCACCTACGACATCGAGATGATGCGGCAGATCGGCTCCTGCTCGGGCATCGAGAACTACTCGATGCACATGGACGGCCGCGAGCCCGGGTCCGCGCCCCACACCCTCATCGACTACTTCCCGGAGGACTTCCTCCTGGTCGTCGACGAGTCGCATGTCACCGTCCCGCAGATCGGCGCCATGTACGAGGGCGACGCCTCGCGCAAGCGCACCCTGGTCGACCACGGCTTCCGGCTGCCGTCCGCCCTGGACAACCGACCGCTGAAGTGGGAGGAGTTCCTGGAGCGCATCGGTCAGACCGTCTATCTCTCCGCGACCCCCGGCCCGTACGAGCTCTCCCGGAGCGACGGGTTCGTGGAGCAGATCATCCGCCCGACCGGCCTGGTCGACCCTGGGGTGGTCGTCAAGCCCACGGAGGGGCAGATCGACGATCTGGTGCACGAGATCCGGACGCGTACGGAGAAGGACGAGCGGGTCCTGGTCACCACCCTCACCAAGAAGATGGCCGAGGACCTCACCGACTACTTCCTGGAGCTCGGTATCCAGGTCCGCTATCTGCACAGCGATGTGGACACCCTGCGGCGTGTGGAGCTGCTGCGCGAGCTGCGGTCGGGCGAGTACGACGTCCTGGTGGGCATCAACCTGCTGCGGGAGGGCCTCGACCTCCCCGAGGTCTCCTTGGTGGCGATTCTGGACGCCGACAAGGAGGGCTTCCTCCGGTCCGGTTCCGCCCTGATCCAGACGATCGGGCGTGCCGCGCGCAATGTCTCCGGTCAGGTCCATATGTACGCCGACAAGGTCACCCCGGCGATGGAGAAGGCCATCGAGGAGACCAACCGCCGCCGGGAGAAGCAGCTCGCGTACAACAAGGAGAACGGCATCGACCCGCAGCCGCTCCGTAAGAAGATCGGCGACATCGTCGCGACGATCGCCCGCGAGGAGGTCGATACCGAGGAGCTGCTGGGCACGGGCTTCCGGAAGGCGCCGGAGGCCAAGGGAGACAAGGGGGCCAAGGGCAAGGCGCCGGTCCCGGCGCTCGGTGCGCAGGCGGCGAAGGGCAAGGGCGCCAAGGCCGGCGCGCCCCTGACGGACCGTCCCGCCGCCGAACTGGCCGAGCTGATCGAGGAGATGACGGAGCGGATGCGGGCCGCCGCGGCCGAGCTGCAGTTCGAGGTCGCCGCCCGGCTGCGTGACGAGGTGAGTGAGCTGAAGAAGGAGCTGCGGCAGATGAAGGAGGCCGGGGTGAGATAG
- a CDS encoding TerD family protein, with protein sequence MSVNLSKGQGISLQKSDGGTLTAVRMGLGWRSAPRRGLFGRRTQEIDLDASAVLFADKKPIDVVFFQHLISDDGSVRHTGDNLVGGAGQGGDDEAILVDLARVPVHIDQIVFTVNSFTGQSFAEVQDAFCRLVDETNGQELARYTLTGGGNYTAQIMSKVHRVGDGWSMTAIGQPSNGRTFQDVVPAMVPYL encoded by the coding sequence GTGTCGGTCAATTTGTCCAAGGGACAGGGCATCAGCCTGCAGAAGTCCGACGGAGGGACGCTGACCGCGGTACGGATGGGGCTGGGGTGGCGCTCGGCGCCGCGCCGTGGCCTGTTCGGGCGGCGTACCCAGGAGATCGACCTCGACGCCTCGGCGGTGCTGTTCGCCGACAAGAAGCCCATCGACGTCGTCTTCTTCCAGCATCTGATCAGCGACGACGGCTCGGTCCGGCACACCGGCGACAACCTGGTCGGCGGCGCGGGTCAGGGCGGCGACGACGAGGCGATCCTGGTCGACCTGGCGCGGGTGCCGGTGCACATCGACCAGATCGTGTTCACCGTCAACTCGTTCACCGGTCAGAGCTTCGCCGAGGTACAGGACGCCTTCTGCCGTCTGGTCGACGAGACCAACGGCCAGGAGCTGGCCCGCTACACCCTGACGGGCGGCGGCAACTACACCGCGCAGATCATGTCCAAGGTGCACCGCGTGGGCGACGGCTGGTCGATGACCGCCATCGGCCAGCCCTCCAACGGCCGCACGTTCCAGGACGTCGTGCCGGCCATGGTGCCCTACCTGTAA
- a CDS encoding TerD family protein, producing the protein MTAELVRGQNHPLDRTRVEIRVAAGGPVMAGVTLGDEQGRLSGTEAVAHPGAPRRTGVEVPRQAAAEHRIAVDLDALSEAVHRVSVLLALPTGIGGLTRFGAAAAPSVAVTGLDGTGIAGYTITGLGAETAVVAVELYRRRGAWKVRAVGQGYADGLVAMLRDQGLPQATELAAEIEEAVSLGHARAVPAPVAAARSERPGTGAATGAAPGRPAQADTPGTTDGSAKDSPESAAPSNGGPIDYRHPKRRTTPKPTPARAAANAPAGGSAADGSPAPVAGDASGWSMEERLYNQVWGMFEDLARSVAAYRSASDFAESRLEQELDKALGDPRDRLGTAADVARATARDKHASLVAQARAALDRDLAQLTAEADVVEPALPPALARWDNPVWQGYHVPLERPMALRLGDLHLPEVLDLRIPMLVRLPLERGLWIDSGPGSYVSGAGPEPSREYGRRELGSALTDGTSNAAELGRLAMETAVAIAARMLAVHPPGDFAVQVIDPGGTAGPALAPLLETGALREAPPSGAAGVATVLEALTRRVDLVQMAVRNRAADSLPPDIDTADQLLIVHDFPHGFDDRALTQLRYLADEGPSVGVHLMMVADRAQSQEYGPVLDPLWRSLLRITPVPDAHLADPWVGHAWTYEPPLVPKGSQVVHQVLGRLAEARR; encoded by the coding sequence ATGACGGCCGAGCTCGTCCGGGGGCAGAACCATCCACTGGACCGGACCCGAGTGGAGATCAGGGTCGCGGCGGGCGGGCCCGTCATGGCCGGGGTCACCCTCGGCGACGAGCAGGGCAGGCTGTCGGGCACCGAGGCCGTCGCCCATCCGGGGGCGCCTCGGCGTACCGGTGTCGAGGTTCCCCGCCAGGCCGCCGCCGAGCACCGCATCGCGGTGGACCTCGACGCGCTGTCCGAGGCCGTGCACCGGGTGAGCGTGCTGCTGGCGCTGCCCACCGGCATCGGCGGGCTGACCCGTTTCGGCGCGGCCGCCGCGCCCTCCGTCGCGGTCACCGGCCTCGACGGCACCGGCATCGCCGGTTACACCATCACCGGGCTGGGCGCCGAGACCGCCGTCGTCGCCGTGGAGCTGTACCGCAGGCGGGGCGCCTGGAAGGTGCGCGCCGTGGGCCAGGGATACGCCGACGGCCTCGTCGCGATGCTGCGCGATCAGGGTCTGCCGCAGGCGACGGAGCTGGCCGCGGAGATCGAGGAAGCGGTCAGCCTCGGGCACGCACGCGCGGTGCCCGCCCCTGTGGCGGCGGCCCGTTCCGAGCGGCCCGGTACGGGCGCGGCGACCGGGGCCGCCCCGGGCCGCCCCGCTCAGGCGGACACCCCGGGCACCACGGACGGATCCGCCAAGGACTCCCCGGAGTCCGCCGCCCCCTCGAACGGTGGCCCCATCGACTACCGGCACCCCAAACGCCGCACCACACCCAAGCCGACCCCCGCCAGGGCGGCCGCGAACGCCCCCGCCGGAGGATCCGCGGCCGACGGCTCCCCGGCGCCGGTGGCCGGTGACGCCTCCGGGTGGAGCATGGAGGAACGGCTCTACAACCAGGTCTGGGGCATGTTCGAGGACTTGGCCCGTTCGGTCGCGGCCTACCGCAGCGCCTCCGACTTCGCCGAGTCCCGGCTGGAACAGGAGCTCGACAAGGCCCTCGGCGACCCGCGCGACCGCCTCGGCACGGCCGCCGATGTCGCCCGTGCCACCGCCCGCGACAAGCACGCCTCTCTCGTCGCGCAGGCCCGCGCCGCCCTCGACCGCGATCTCGCACAGCTCACGGCCGAGGCGGATGTCGTGGAGCCCGCGCTGCCGCCCGCCCTCGCCCGCTGGGACAACCCCGTCTGGCAGGGCTACCACGTCCCGCTGGAGCGCCCGATGGCGCTGCGCCTGGGCGATCTGCATCTCCCGGAGGTGCTGGATCTGCGCATCCCCATGCTCGTACGGCTCCCCTTGGAGCGCGGGTTGTGGATCGACAGCGGGCCTGGCTCCTATGTGTCGGGCGCCGGTCCGGAGCCCAGTCGGGAGTACGGCCGCCGGGAGTTGGGCAGCGCGCTCACGGACGGCACGTCGAACGCGGCCGAGCTCGGCCGGCTCGCCATGGAGACGGCCGTCGCCATCGCCGCCCGGATGCTCGCCGTCCACCCGCCGGGCGACTTCGCGGTCCAGGTCATCGACCCGGGCGGGACCGCGGGCCCGGCGCTCGCCCCGCTGCTGGAGACCGGCGCCCTGCGCGAGGCCCCACCGTCCGGGGCCGCGGGCGTGGCCACGGTCCTGGAGGCGCTGACCCGGCGGGTGGATCTCGTCCAGATGGCCGTGCGCAACCGCGCCGCCGACTCACTGCCACCGGACATCGACACCGCGGATCAGCTGCTGATCGTGCATGACTTCCCGCACGGCTTCGACGACCGAGCCCTCACCCAGCTTCGCTATCTGGCCGATGAAGGCCCGTCGGTCGGCGTGCATCTGATGATGGTCGCCGACCGCGCCCAGAGCCAGGAGTACGGCCCGGTCCTGGACCCGCTGTGGCGCTCCCTGCTGCGGATCACGCCGGTGCCCGACGCGCATCTCGCCGACCCCTGGGTCGGGCATGCCTGGACGTATGAGCCGCCACTCGTCCCGAAGGGCAGCCAGGTGGTGCATCAGGTCCTGGGCCGGCTCGCCGAGGCCCGCCGCTGA
- a CDS encoding TerC family protein, translating to MDVSLTLWVLTILGLCALIAADFFIGGRKPHEVSLKEAGIWTGVWIALAALFGLGLLLFGGGAPAGEFFAGFITEKSLSVDNLFVFVLIMSKFAVPAVYQQRVLMVGVLIALVLRAGFIGAGAAIIANFSWVFYIFGAFLVWTAWKLIKEARAEAEDEEFEENRFLKMVEKRFPSTDKYHGTKLFVVENGKRLMTPMLIVMLAIGTTDVLFALDSIPAIFGLTQDPYIVFTANAFALMGLRQLYFLIGGLLKKLVHLSYGLSVILGFIGVKLVLHALHESGVSVPEISIPVSLGVICSVLVVTTLTSLRASRKQAAAEAPELTELTKDKDSVDA from the coding sequence GTGGACGTTTCCCTGACCCTGTGGGTGCTGACCATTCTCGGTCTGTGTGCCCTCATAGCCGCCGATTTCTTTATCGGAGGACGTAAACCACACGAGGTCTCTCTCAAAGAAGCCGGAATCTGGACCGGTGTCTGGATCGCGCTTGCCGCGCTCTTCGGACTCGGGTTGCTGCTGTTCGGCGGCGGCGCACCGGCCGGTGAATTCTTCGCGGGCTTCATCACCGAGAAGTCGTTGAGCGTCGACAACCTCTTCGTCTTCGTCCTCATCATGAGCAAGTTCGCGGTCCCGGCGGTCTACCAGCAGCGTGTGCTGATGGTCGGTGTACTGATCGCGCTGGTGCTGCGGGCCGGCTTCATCGGTGCGGGCGCCGCGATCATCGCCAACTTCTCCTGGGTGTTCTACATCTTCGGAGCTTTTCTTGTCTGGACCGCGTGGAAGCTCATCAAGGAAGCGCGGGCCGAGGCGGAGGACGAGGAATTCGAGGAGAACCGCTTCCTGAAAATGGTCGAGAAGCGTTTTCCGTCGACCGACAAATACCACGGCACCAAGCTGTTCGTCGTCGAGAACGGCAAGCGGCTGATGACCCCGATGCTGATCGTCATGCTGGCGATCGGCACCACCGATGTCCTTTTCGCGCTGGACTCCATTCCGGCGATCTTCGGTCTCACCCAGGACCCGTACATCGTCTTCACCGCCAACGCCTTCGCCCTGATGGGACTGCGTCAGCTCTACTTCCTGATCGGCGGCCTGCTGAAGAAGCTGGTCCACCTCTCCTACGGGCTGTCGGTCATCCTGGGCTTCATCGGGGTGAAGCTGGTGCTGCACGCCCTGCACGAGTCCGGAGTCAGCGTTCCGGAGATCAGTATTCCGGTCTCGTTGGGCGTCATCTGCTCGGTCCTCGTCGTCACGACGCTCACCAGCCTGCGCGCCTCCAGAAAGCAGGCCGCGGCGGAGGCCCCGGAGCTCACGGAGCTCACCAAGGACAAGGACAGTGTCGACGCCTGA
- a CDS encoding MBL fold metallo-hydrolase, with product MAYSGVVKVGGPADVHELTDLMISKVAVGPMNNNAYLLRCRATDEQLLIDAAAEPHTLLTLIGDSGIASVVTTHRHGDHWGALREVVDATGARTYAGRYDAEGIPVPTDVLVGDGDTITVGRVGLTARHLVGHTPGSIALIYDDPHGAPHLFTGDCLFPGGVGNTWGDAASFASLIDGVQSKLFDQLADETWVYPGHGNDTTLGAERPHLAEWRERGW from the coding sequence ATGGCCTACAGCGGAGTAGTGAAGGTCGGCGGACCGGCCGACGTGCACGAGCTGACCGACCTGATGATCTCGAAGGTCGCGGTCGGTCCCATGAACAACAACGCCTATCTGCTGCGGTGCCGCGCGACGGACGAGCAGCTGCTGATCGACGCGGCCGCCGAACCGCACACCCTTCTCACCCTGATCGGCGACAGCGGCATCGCATCCGTCGTCACCACGCACCGGCACGGTGACCACTGGGGCGCGTTGCGCGAGGTCGTCGACGCGACGGGCGCGCGAACCTACGCGGGGCGGTACGACGCCGAGGGCATCCCCGTCCCCACGGACGTCCTGGTCGGCGACGGCGACACCATCACCGTCGGCCGGGTCGGACTGACGGCACGTCACCTGGTCGGCCACACGCCGGGCAGCATCGCGCTGATCTACGACGACCCGCACGGCGCCCCGCATCTGTTCACCGGGGACTGCCTCTTCCCCGGAGGTGTCGGCAACACCTGGGGCGACGCAGCGAGCTTCGCCAGCCTGATCGACGGCGTGCAGAGCAAGCTCTTCGACCAACTGGCCGACGAGACCTGGGTCTATCCGGGCCACGGCAACGACACCACGCTCGGCGCCGAGCGCCCGCATCTCGCGGAGTGGCGCGAGCGCGGCTGGTAG
- a CDS encoding maleylpyruvate isomerase family mycothiol-dependent enzyme, producing MTFTPPDFPHDVAAVREATDRLLISVAKLDDAAIGEPSLLPDWTRGHVLAHLARNADALVNLLTWARTDVPAPMYASAAARDGDIARDADRPLAEHLADLRQSAERFDAVVEALPEERRAYEVEMRNGVIERADRLPLRRLAEVELHHVDLGVGYTVDELPAAFLDSELTFLSTVKFAGHPDLPALELRTDDGRKWRTGAGSGATLVVSGPAAALVGWLTGRGDGGELDTSGSALPDVPPL from the coding sequence ATGACCTTCACCCCGCCAGACTTCCCGCACGATGTGGCCGCCGTCCGCGAGGCCACCGACCGGCTCCTCATCTCGGTGGCCAAGCTGGACGATGCGGCGATCGGTGAACCGTCGCTGCTCCCGGACTGGACCCGCGGTCATGTCCTGGCCCATCTCGCGCGTAACGCGGACGCCCTGGTCAACCTGCTCACCTGGGCGCGTACCGATGTGCCGGCGCCGATGTACGCCAGCGCCGCGGCCCGCGACGGCGATATCGCCCGGGACGCCGACCGCCCGCTGGCCGAGCATCTGGCAGACCTGCGGCAGAGCGCCGAGCGCTTCGACGCGGTGGTGGAGGCGCTGCCGGAGGAGCGCCGGGCGTATGAGGTGGAGATGCGCAACGGTGTCATCGAGCGGGCCGACCGGCTGCCGCTGCGGCGGCTGGCCGAGGTCGAGCTGCACCACGTCGATCTCGGCGTCGGCTACACCGTCGACGAGCTGCCGGCCGCGTTCCTCGACAGCGAGCTGACGTTCCTGTCCACGGTGAAGTTCGCCGGGCACCCGGACCTGCCCGCCCTGGAGCTGCGTACGGACGACGGGCGGAAGTGGCGTACCGGGGCGGGCAGCGGGGCCACCCTTGTGGTGTCGGGTCCGGCGGCGGCCCTGGTCGGCTGGCTGACCGGCCGCGGCGACGGCGGCGAACTCGACACTTCCGGCTCCGCGCTGCCCGACGTCCCGCCGCTTTAA
- a CDS encoding TetR/AcrR family transcriptional regulator yields the protein MAEETRDGKGRAEGRKGGAGRVWAETGYAVDDSRLTLRERKKLQTRQRISGEATLLFIERGFDNVTVAEVARAAEVSTMTVFNYFPRKEDLFLDRIPEGQELITHAIRERGADESPLAALRRLALDLLAQRHPLAGVREDFTYFWRTVLESPALRARGREAVEEIEGVLAGLLAKAAGDDAGARRGDAGDPGLAAALIVAAYRVAYAGAAARLLAGDPVDEVAVEQAAVLERTFDALERALSGGG from the coding sequence ATGGCAGAGGAGACGCGGGACGGCAAGGGGCGGGCCGAGGGCCGGAAGGGCGGCGCCGGTCGTGTGTGGGCGGAGACCGGTTACGCGGTGGACGACAGCCGGCTGACGCTGCGCGAGCGGAAGAAGCTGCAGACCCGCCAGCGGATCTCCGGTGAGGCGACGCTGCTCTTCATCGAGCGCGGCTTCGACAACGTCACCGTCGCCGAGGTGGCGCGCGCTGCCGAGGTCTCCACGATGACGGTCTTCAACTACTTCCCGCGCAAGGAAGACCTCTTCCTCGACCGGATTCCCGAGGGTCAGGAGCTGATCACGCACGCGATCCGGGAGCGCGGGGCGGACGAGTCGCCGCTCGCCGCGCTACGCCGGCTCGCGCTGGACCTGCTGGCGCAGCGGCATCCGCTGGCGGGGGTGAGGGAGGACTTCACCTACTTCTGGCGGACGGTGCTGGAGTCGCCGGCGCTGCGCGCGAGGGGGCGCGAGGCGGTGGAGGAGATCGAGGGCGTGCTGGCCGGGCTGCTCGCGAAGGCGGCCGGGGACGATGCCGGGGCGCGCCGCGGTGACGCCGGTGATCCCGGGCTGGCCGCGGCGCTGATCGTCGCGGCGTACCGGGTCGCCTACGCGGGCGCCGCGGCCCGGCTGCTCGCGGGTGACCCGGTGGACGAGGTGGCCGTCGAGCAGGCGGCGGTGCTGGAGCGGACCTTCGACGCGCTGGAGCGGGCGCTGTCGGGCGGGGGATGA